The following are encoded together in the Cervus elaphus chromosome 23, mCerEla1.1, whole genome shotgun sequence genome:
- the LOC122681833 gene encoding heterogeneous nuclear ribonucleoprotein A3-like isoform X1, protein MEGHDPKEPEQLRKLFIGGLSFETTDDSLREHSEKWGTLTDCVVMRDPQTKRSRGSGFVTHSCVEEVDAAMCARPHEVDGRAVEPKRAVSREDSVKPAAHLTVKKIFVGGIKEDTEEYNLRDYFEKYGKIETTGVMEGRQSGKKRGFAFVTFDDHDTVDKIVVRKYHTTNGHNCEVKKVLSKQEMQSAGSRRGRGGGSGNFMGRGGNFGGGGGNFGHGGNFGGRGGYGGGGGGSRGSYGGGDGGYNGFGGDGGNYGGGTGYSSRGGYGGGGPGYGNQGGGCGGGGGGYDGYNEGGNFGGNYGGGGNCNDFGNYSGQQQSNYGPMKGGSFGRRSSGSPYGGGYGSGGGSGGYGSRRF, encoded by the coding sequence ATGGAGGGTCATGATCCCAAGGAACCAGAGCAGTTGAGAAAGCTGTTCATTGGTGGTCTGAGCTTTGAAACTACAGAtgatagcttaagagaacattctGAGAAATGGGGCACACTCACAGATTGTGTGGTGATGAGAGACCCCCAAACAAAACGTTCCAGGGGCTCTGGTTTTGTGACTCACTCTTGTGTGGAAGAAGTGGATGCAGCAATGTGTGCCCGACCACACGAGGTTGATGGGCGTGCAGTGGAGCCAAAGAGAGCTGTTTCTAGAGAGGATTCTGTAAAGCCTGCTGCCCATCTAACAGTGAAGAAAATTTTTGTTGGTGGTATTAAAGAAGATACGGAAGAATATAATTTGAGAGACTACTTTGAAAAGTATGGCAAGATTGAAACCACAGGAGTTATGGAAGGCAGGCAGAGTGGAAAAAAGAGAGGATTTGCTTTTGTAACTTTTGATGATCATGATACAGTTGATAAAATTGTTGTTCGGAAATACCACACTACTAATGGGCATAATTGTGAAGTGAAAAAGGTCCTTTCTAAACAAGAGATGCAATCTGCTGGATCACGAAGAGGTCGTGGAGGTGGATCTGGCAACTTTATGGGTCGTGGGGGAAACTTTGGAGGTGGTGGAGGTAACTTTGGCCACGGTGGAAACTTTGGTGGAAGAGGAGGctatggtggtggaggtggtggcagCCGAGGGAGTTACGGAGGAGGTGATGGTGGATACAATGGATTTGGAGGTGATGGTGGCAACTATGGCGGTGGTACTGGTTATAGTAGTAGAGGAGGTTATGGTGGTGGTGGGCCAGGATATGGAAACCAAGGTGGTGGATGTGGTGGCGGTGGTGGAGGATATGATGGTTACAATGAAGGAGGAAATTTTGGAGGTAACTATGGTGGTGGTGGAAACTGTAATGATTTTGGAAATTATAGTGGACAACAGCAGTCAAATTACGGACCCATGAAAGGGGGTAGTTTTGGTAGAAGAAGCTCGGGCAGTCCCTATGGTGGTGGTTATGGATCTGGTGGTGGAAGTGGTGGATATGGTAGCAGAAGGTTctaa
- the LOC122681833 gene encoding heterogeneous nuclear ribonucleoprotein A3-like isoform X2, which yields MEGHDPKEPEQLRKLFIGGLSFETTDDSLREHSEKWGTLTDCVVMRDPQTKRSRGSGFVTHSCVEEVDAAMCARPHEVDGRAVEPKRAVSREDSVKPAAHLTVKKIFVGGIKEDTEEYNLRDYFEKYGKIETTGVMEGRQSGKKRGFAFVTFDDHDTVDKIVVRKYHTTNGHNCEVKKVLSKQEMQSAGSRRGRGGGSGNFMGRGGNFGGGGGNFGHGGNFGGRGGYGGGGGGSRGSYGGGDGGYNGFGGDGNYGGGGNCNDFGNYSGQQQSNYGPMKGGSFGRRSSGSPYGGGYGSGGGSGGYGSRRF from the exons ATGGAGGGTCATGATCCCAAGGAACCAGAGCAGTTGAGAAAGCTGTTCATTGGTGGTCTGAGCTTTGAAACTACAGAtgatagcttaagagaacattctGAGAAATGGGGCACACTCACAGATTGTGTGGTGATGAGAGACCCCCAAACAAAACGTTCCAGGGGCTCTGGTTTTGTGACTCACTCTTGTGTGGAAGAAGTGGATGCAGCAATGTGTGCCCGACCACACGAGGTTGATGGGCGTGCAGTGGAGCCAAAGAGAGCTGTTTCTAGAGAGGATTCTGTAAAGCCTGCTGCCCATCTAACAGTGAAGAAAATTTTTGTTGGTGGTATTAAAGAAGATACGGAAGAATATAATTTGAGAGACTACTTTGAAAAGTATGGCAAGATTGAAACCACAGGAGTTATGGAAGGCAGGCAGAGTGGAAAAAAGAGAGGATTTGCTTTTGTAACTTTTGATGATCATGATACAGTTGATAAAATTGTTGTTCGGAAATACCACACTACTAATGGGCATAATTGTGAAGTGAAAAAGGTCCTTTCTAAACAAGAGATGCAATCTGCTGGATCACGAAGAGGTCGTGGAGGTGGATCTGGCAACTTTATGGGTCGTGGGGGAAACTTTGGAGGTGGTGGAGGTAACTTTGGCCACGGTGGAAACTTTGGTGGAAGAGGAGGctatggtggtggaggtggtggcagCCGAGGGAGTTACGGAGGAGGTGATGGTGGATACAATGGATTTGGAGGTGATG GTAACTATGGTGGTGGTGGAAACTGTAATGATTTTGGAAATTATAGTGGACAACAGCAGTCAAATTACGGACCCATGAAAGGGGGTAGTTTTGGTAGAAGAAGCTCGGGCAGTCCCTATGGTGGTGGTTATGGATCTGGTGGTGGAAGTGGTGGATATGGTAGCAGAAGGTTctaa